The following proteins come from a genomic window of Streptomyces sp. NBC_00539:
- a CDS encoding SRPBCC family protein gives MEHQLFVPVPADDLRAVLRDPARVARCVPGLQQDADTASGPLAGRLKVRVGGHTVTYRGALAVTERDPDHFAVEGEGVEVRGSGTVKLALTLRLTAEGNGTRLELSGGGAADGRAAGFPPEATAAAVQRLLDRTADNLAAAVAAEPEPAAEPAGAAEPVAEPVADPVADAEDAEDADPGFDDVEDGITEITESVFDAEVPPPSLDPLAGGGFEDRGEPGALDGPALPPAEAAHARRTMIGRSAEEVDHAPPRGRYAPVPAPSSVTAGAGLRWIAPAAAVAVASAVVLGRVLRRRR, from the coding sequence ATGGAGCATCAGCTGTTCGTTCCGGTACCGGCAGACGACCTGCGCGCCGTGCTGCGCGATCCCGCCCGGGTGGCCCGTTGCGTACCCGGGCTCCAGCAGGACGCCGACACTGCGTCCGGGCCGCTGGCGGGCCGGCTCAAGGTGCGGGTCGGCGGGCACACGGTGACCTACCGGGGGGCGCTGGCCGTCACGGAGCGGGACCCCGATCACTTCGCCGTCGAAGGGGAGGGCGTCGAGGTGCGGGGCAGCGGGACCGTCAAGCTCGCGCTGACGCTGCGGCTCACCGCCGAGGGGAACGGCACCCGGCTGGAGCTCTCGGGCGGGGGCGCGGCCGACGGGCGGGCCGCCGGTTTCCCGCCGGAGGCCACCGCCGCGGCCGTGCAGCGGCTGCTGGACCGTACCGCCGACAACCTCGCCGCCGCGGTGGCCGCGGAGCCGGAGCCGGCGGCCGAGCCGGCCGGGGCCGCGGAGCCGGTGGCCGAGCCGGTCGCGGATCCCGTCGCGGACGCCGAGGACGCCGAGGACGCCGACCCGGGCTTCGACGACGTCGAGGACGGCATCACCGAGATCACCGAGTCCGTATTCGACGCCGAGGTCCCGCCCCCGTCCCTCGACCCCCTCGCCGGAGGCGGCTTCGAGGACCGTGGCGAACCGGGTGCGCTCGACGGACCCGCCCTGCCCCCCGCCGAAGCCGCCCACGCCCGCCGCACGATGATCGGCCGCAGCGCCGAGGAAGTCGACCACGCACCCCCGCGCGGGCGCTACGCCCCCGTCCCGGCCCCCTCCTCCGTCACGGCCGGGGCCGGCCTGCGCTGGATCGCCCCGGCGGCCGCCGTGGCCGTCGCCTCGGCCGTCGTTCTCGGCCGCGTCCTGCGCCGCCGCCGCTAG
- a CDS encoding DUF3151 domain-containing protein — translation MSIHQNLLGGPAPTHLPDEPGPREALAAGTPAAEVAAAHPTSSLAWATLADEAFAAGRTIESYAYARTGYHRGLDALRRAGWKGHGPVPWEHEPNRGFLRALHALARAAGAIGEKDEYERCSTFLRDSSATAADTLA, via the coding sequence ATGTCGATTCACCAGAACCTGCTCGGGGGCCCCGCCCCCACCCACCTGCCCGACGAGCCCGGCCCGCGCGAGGCCCTCGCCGCCGGCACCCCGGCCGCCGAGGTGGCCGCCGCCCACCCGACGTCCTCGCTCGCCTGGGCCACCCTGGCCGACGAGGCGTTCGCCGCCGGCCGCACCATCGAGTCGTACGCGTACGCCCGTACGGGCTACCACCGCGGCCTGGACGCCCTGCGCCGCGCAGGCTGGAAGGGCCACGGCCCGGTGCCGTGGGAGCACGAGCCGAACCGCGGTTTCCTGCGTGCCCTGCACGCACTGGCGCGCGCCGCCGGGGCCATCGGTGAGAAGGACGAGTACGAGCGCTGCTCGACCTTCCTGCGGGACTCCTCCGCGACGGCTGCGGACACGCTCGCGTAA
- the fbaA gene encoding class II fructose-bisphosphate aldolase: MPIATPEVYNEMLDRAKAGKFAYPAINVTSSQTLHAALRGFAEAESDGIIQISTGGAEFLGGQYNKDMVTGAVALAEFAHVVAAKYDITVALHTDHCPKDKLDGYVRPLLDISAERVGRGLNPLFQSHMWDGSAETLADNLAIGQELLAKAAAAKIILEVEITPTGGEEDGVSHEINDELYTTVEDAIRTAEALGLGEKGRYLLAASFGNVHGVYKPGNVVLRPELLKDLQAGVGEKFGKPSPFDFVFHGGSGSTAEEIATALENGVVKMNLDTDTQYAFTRPVADHMFRNYDGVLKVDGEVGTKSKYDPRTWGKAAEAGMAARVTEACANLRSTGTRLK, encoded by the coding sequence ATGCCCATCGCAACCCCCGAGGTCTACAACGAGATGCTGGACCGGGCGAAGGCAGGCAAGTTCGCCTACCCCGCCATCAACGTGACCTCGTCCCAGACCCTGCACGCTGCGCTTCGCGGCTTCGCGGAGGCCGAGAGCGACGGCATCATCCAGATCTCCACCGGTGGTGCCGAGTTCCTGGGCGGCCAGTACAACAAGGACATGGTCACCGGCGCCGTCGCCCTGGCGGAGTTCGCGCACGTCGTGGCCGCCAAGTACGACATCACGGTCGCGCTGCACACGGACCACTGCCCGAAGGACAAGCTGGACGGCTACGTACGTCCGCTGCTGGACATCTCGGCCGAGCGCGTGGGCCGCGGTCTGAACCCGCTCTTCCAGTCGCACATGTGGGACGGCTCCGCCGAGACCCTGGCCGACAACCTGGCCATCGGCCAGGAGCTGCTCGCCAAGGCCGCCGCCGCGAAGATCATCCTTGAGGTCGAGATCACCCCGACCGGCGGCGAGGAGGACGGCGTCAGCCACGAGATCAACGACGAGCTGTACACCACCGTCGAGGACGCGATCCGCACCGCCGAGGCCCTCGGTCTCGGTGAGAAGGGCCGCTACCTGCTGGCCGCCTCCTTCGGCAACGTGCACGGCGTCTACAAGCCGGGCAACGTCGTGCTGCGCCCCGAGCTCCTCAAGGACCTCCAGGCCGGTGTCGGCGAGAAGTTCGGCAAGCCCTCCCCGTTCGACTTCGTCTTCCACGGCGGTTCGGGCTCCACGGCGGAGGAGATCGCCACCGCCCTGGAGAACGGCGTCGTGAAGATGAACCTGGACACCGACACCCAGTACGCCTTCACCCGCCCGGTCGCGGACCACATGTTCCGCAACTACGACGGCGTCCTGAAGGTCGACGGCGAGGTCGGCACGAAGTCCAAGTACGACCCCCGCACCTGGGGCAAGGCCGCCGAGGCCGGCATGGCCGCCCGCGTCACCGAGGCCTGCGCGAACCTGCGCTCCACGGGTACCAGGCTGAAGTAG
- a CDS encoding IS701 family transposase: MGTGRPDRMGEAARGEAAMGEVVEELCAAVFAPLRRRDQRERGRQYVRGLLAAQGRKSIRNMALQTGSGGAAEEQALHHFIAGSTWDWQPIRTALAQYLARSAPLSAWVVQPMAIPRGGEHSVGIGNRFDPHQGQMFRGQQAFATWFTSGGAATPVQWRLFLGGAGPVESADSYEACAVAGAAELARGSAAGVRPVVLDVPDIATRATLARFAQAGVPVVARISPGARLGVADQRLPSYGALPMAARDILQNVRGMRMPVEWADPERAGARRSSLVAAVRVLLAGREMLLFGEWSDARRLPGRMWVTDMTRVAPGALVRLTKEAGTVSRAAGASMDRVGLRDFAGRSLSGWHRHVTLASVAHAGLWLGGRLPVSSPGLDPGDPGARLHRRPCPALAGC, encoded by the coding sequence ATGGGGACCGGCCGGCCCGACCGCATGGGGGAGGCCGCGAGGGGGGAGGCCGCCATGGGAGAGGTCGTCGAGGAACTGTGCGCCGCGGTGTTCGCGCCACTGCGGCGCCGCGACCAGCGCGAGCGGGGACGCCAGTACGTACGGGGCCTGCTCGCCGCGCAGGGGCGCAAGTCGATCCGCAACATGGCGCTGCAGACCGGCTCCGGCGGGGCCGCCGAGGAGCAGGCGCTGCACCACTTCATCGCCGGCTCGACCTGGGACTGGCAGCCGATCCGTACCGCGCTGGCGCAGTACCTCGCCCGGTCGGCGCCGCTGAGCGCGTGGGTGGTGCAGCCGATGGCGATCCCGCGCGGCGGGGAGCACTCGGTGGGCATCGGCAACCGTTTCGACCCGCACCAGGGGCAGATGTTCCGGGGGCAGCAGGCCTTCGCCACGTGGTTCACCTCGGGCGGTGCGGCGACGCCGGTGCAGTGGCGGCTGTTCCTCGGCGGCGCGGGGCCGGTGGAGTCCGCGGACTCCTACGAGGCCTGCGCGGTCGCGGGGGCGGCCGAGCTCGCACGGGGTTCCGCGGCGGGCGTACGGCCGGTCGTGCTCGACGTCCCCGACATCGCGACCCGGGCCACGCTGGCCCGCTTCGCGCAGGCCGGGGTGCCGGTGGTGGCGCGCATCAGCCCGGGGGCGCGGCTGGGGGTGGCGGACCAGCGTCTGCCGAGTTACGGGGCGTTGCCCATGGCGGCGCGGGACATCCTGCAGAACGTGCGGGGCATGCGGATGCCGGTGGAGTGGGCGGACCCCGAGCGGGCCGGGGCGCGGCGCAGCTCGCTCGTGGCGGCGGTACGGGTGTTGCTCGCGGGGCGGGAGATGCTGCTGTTCGGGGAGTGGTCCGATGCGCGGCGGCTGCCGGGGCGGATGTGGGTGACCGACATGACGCGGGTCGCGCCGGGGGCGCTGGTGCGGCTGACGAAGGAGGCGGGGACGGTGTCCCGGGCGGCCGGGGCGAGCATGGACCGGGTGGGGCTGCGGGACTTCGCGGGGCGGTCGTTGTCGGGGTGGCACCGGCACGTGACGCTGGCTTCGGTGGCGCACGCGGGGCTGTGGCTGGGCGGCCGCCTGCCGGTCTCCTCACCGGGCCTCGACCCGGGCGACCCGGGCGCCCGCCTGCACCGCCGCCCCTGCCCCGCCCTGGCGGGCTGCTGA
- a CDS encoding ScbR family autoregulator-binding transcription factor, which translates to MRTERPPVKQDRAVRTRQAILVAAATVFEECGYDAAKLSDIVNIAKVTKGALYFHFGSKEALAQAVIDAQNQGQPEALPQDYKAQEFLDMGMIFCHQLRHDVLMRASARLTLDRAGQTLDKAAPYQAWIALHTEVLAEAKRRGELLPGVDPATPSQLIVGAYAGLNTMSHTLGLDMDRQVSELYAHVMPSVVVPAVAIRLDTAPGRGARALFGGRGTHECREGCAVGVAPDEDGAVTRPDINLPEALGA; encoded by the coding sequence ATGAGAACAGAGCGCCCCCCGGTAAAACAGGACCGGGCGGTACGAACCCGGCAGGCCATATTGGTGGCGGCCGCGACGGTGTTCGAGGAGTGCGGCTACGACGCCGCCAAGCTCTCCGACATCGTCAACATCGCCAAGGTCACCAAGGGCGCCCTGTACTTCCACTTCGGTTCGAAGGAGGCCCTGGCCCAGGCCGTCATCGACGCCCAGAACCAGGGGCAGCCGGAGGCCCTGCCGCAGGACTACAAGGCGCAGGAGTTCCTCGACATGGGGATGATCTTCTGCCACCAGCTGCGGCACGACGTGCTCATGCGGGCCAGCGCCCGGCTCACCCTGGACCGGGCCGGACAGACCCTCGACAAGGCAGCCCCCTATCAAGCCTGGATCGCCCTGCACACCGAAGTGCTGGCGGAGGCCAAGCGGCGCGGCGAGCTGCTCCCGGGCGTCGACCCCGCGACCCCCTCGCAGCTGATCGTCGGCGCGTACGCCGGTCTCAACACGATGTCCCACACGCTCGGCCTGGACATGGACCGGCAGGTCTCGGAGCTGTACGCGCACGTCATGCCGAGCGTGGTCGTCCCGGCCGTGGCGATCCGCCTGGACACCGCACCGGGGCGGGGCGCGCGGGCCCTCTTCGGCGGGCGGGGAACCCATGAGTGCCGAGAGGGCTGTGCGGTGGGCGTGGCGCCGGACGAGGACGGCGCGGTGACCCGGCCCGATATCAACCTGCCGGAGGCGCTGGGAGCCTGA
- the pyrE gene encoding orotate phosphoribosyltransferase, producing the protein MSDVRDALLQQIKDKAVVHGKVTLSSGREADYYIDLRRITLDGEAAPLVGQVMLDLTADLDYDCVGGLTLGADPVATSMLHASAARGARLDAFVVRKAQKAHGMQRRIEGTDVKGKRCLVVEDTSTTGGSPLTAVEAVREAGGEVVAVATIVDRGAADAIAAAGLPYLTGYQLGDLGLS; encoded by the coding sequence ATGAGTGACGTACGCGATGCGCTTCTGCAGCAGATCAAGGACAAGGCCGTCGTGCACGGCAAGGTGACCCTGTCGTCCGGGCGGGAGGCCGACTACTACATCGACCTCCGCCGGATCACCCTCGACGGCGAGGCCGCGCCGCTGGTCGGTCAGGTCATGCTCGACCTGACCGCCGACCTCGACTACGACTGCGTCGGCGGTCTGACCCTGGGCGCCGACCCGGTGGCCACCTCGATGCTGCACGCCTCCGCCGCGCGCGGCGCGCGCCTGGACGCCTTCGTCGTCCGCAAGGCGCAGAAGGCGCACGGTATGCAGCGCCGGATCGAGGGCACCGACGTCAAGGGCAAGCGCTGCCTGGTGGTCGAGGACACCTCCACCACCGGCGGCTCCCCGCTGACCGCCGTCGAGGCGGTCCGCGAGGCCGGCGGCGAGGTCGTGGCAGTGGCGACGATCGTGGACCGCGGCGCGGCCGACGCGATCGCCGCGGCGGGCCTGCCCTACCTCACCGGCTACCAGCTCGGGGACCTGGGCCTGTCCTAG
- a CDS encoding AfsR/SARP family transcriptional regulator, which produces MDIQVLGVPRVTENGVPIKAATPEAGHLLAALAVSPDRVVPEAVLADELAHRTSTRYHHAVLHAAVRRLRERLAEALGAGSVRTPETVLSARPGGYVLDTGGGRSDVRQFEREAGAGYRAMGRGDFEQAARRLRRALALWTGPALDGIDAGPWLRSRIAVLDADRCSVLEQWVEAELALGRRRELRLELAGLRGAGGGERAASPFLEGVRRAEERLDALRLARPLLDAPVPCGA; this is translated from the coding sequence GTGGACATTCAGGTGCTCGGCGTGCCGCGCGTCACCGAGAACGGCGTGCCCATCAAGGCAGCCACGCCCGAGGCGGGGCACTTACTGGCGGCGCTGGCCGTCTCTCCCGACCGGGTCGTCCCGGAGGCCGTCCTCGCGGACGAGCTCGCACACCGTACTTCGACCCGCTACCACCACGCCGTCCTGCACGCCGCCGTGCGCCGCCTGCGCGAACGGCTGGCGGAGGCCCTGGGGGCCGGTTCGGTACGGACCCCCGAGACCGTGCTCTCCGCGAGGCCCGGCGGGTATGTTCTCGACACCGGCGGCGGCCGGTCCGACGTCCGGCAGTTCGAGCGCGAGGCCGGAGCCGGCTACCGGGCCATGGGCCGGGGCGACTTCGAGCAGGCCGCCCGCCGACTGCGCCGCGCCCTCGCCCTGTGGACCGGCCCCGCCCTGGACGGCATCGACGCCGGGCCCTGGCTCCGCTCCCGCATCGCGGTGCTCGACGCCGACCGGTGCTCGGTGCTGGAGCAGTGGGTCGAAGCCGAACTCGCCCTGGGACGGCGCCGGGAACTGCGGCTGGAACTGGCCGGACTGCGCGGCGCCGGCGGAGGGGAACGGGCCGCGAGCCCCTTCCTGGAAGGGGTCCGCCGCGCCGAGGAACGCCTCGATGCCCTCCGCCTCGCCCGCCCCCTCCTCGACGCGCCCGTGCCCTGCGGCGCTTGA
- a CDS encoding helix-turn-helix domain-containing protein: protein MGDSGSRDGDADGGVLAVLELLAEEAPQSAYEALLDEARRGDADPARLAALTHAVALARSVRASASRRKQREAALTALVDTAHDLTSPYDIDGLLRLITRRARRLLGFDMAWLSLSRPDGSAYVRTSEGETTALNIGLELGTGNGLGSIAQERRSPVWTADYLNDDALTHEPGIDAVVRAEGLHAIIAVPLRRGDSTLGALYGADRRVRRFTPDEIGLLLSLADLAAVALEKARLLEQTRDEVTELAAFGTRTNTALTRVRYLWECHARLAGLVLDGAGLLTLARATADALDGVLQVRDPGGRVLTVTGELPELDEESVTKASLQALTGRRPVRLPGEVWLAPVLAGAEDLGVLLLSASAPLAEEDVRLLRLAAQSVASLMLIQRGTAAAEGPVHDELLADLLDRPHSFDLRLSERTRRLGVDLDRPHVVVVARPEGGELGRAVAWASSYAYRMGGLKGVRRGCIVLLLPGTDASDAAHRASGELSPLLGHAVSTGAAGPAEGPGEVPRVYAEAVRCLDALTALDGAGGTASLRELGFVGLLLSADHDVEAYIASTIGPVLEYDADRLTDLTRTLDAYFASGGSPTHAAEALHVHPNTVSRRLERITDLLGEGWQKPGRALEIQMALRLRKTRAVLHARRLTEPVPSHSP, encoded by the coding sequence ATGGGGGACAGCGGGTCGCGGGACGGGGACGCCGACGGGGGCGTGCTCGCGGTACTGGAACTGCTCGCGGAAGAAGCGCCTCAGAGCGCTTACGAAGCCCTCCTGGACGAAGCCCGGCGCGGGGACGCGGACCCCGCCCGGCTCGCCGCACTCACCCACGCCGTGGCGCTGGCCCGCTCCGTCCGGGCGAGCGCGAGCCGCCGCAAGCAGCGCGAGGCCGCGCTGACCGCCCTCGTGGACACGGCGCACGACCTCACCTCCCCCTACGACATCGACGGCCTGCTGCGCCTGATCACCCGCCGGGCCCGGCGCCTCCTCGGCTTCGACATGGCGTGGCTGTCCCTGAGCCGTCCGGACGGGTCCGCGTACGTACGGACCTCCGAGGGCGAGACCACCGCCCTGAACATCGGCCTCGAACTGGGCACCGGCAACGGCCTGGGCAGCATCGCCCAGGAGCGCCGTTCCCCGGTCTGGACCGCCGACTACCTGAACGACGACGCCCTCACGCACGAGCCCGGCATCGACGCCGTCGTCCGCGCCGAAGGACTGCACGCGATCATCGCCGTACCGCTGCGGCGCGGGGACTCCACTCTCGGCGCGCTCTACGGGGCCGACCGCCGCGTGCGCCGCTTCACCCCCGACGAGATCGGCCTGCTGCTCTCGCTCGCCGACCTGGCCGCCGTCGCCCTGGAGAAGGCCCGGCTGCTGGAACAGACCCGCGACGAGGTGACCGAGCTGGCCGCCTTCGGCACGCGCACCAACACCGCCCTCACCCGGGTCCGTTACCTGTGGGAGTGCCACGCCCGGCTGGCCGGGCTGGTCCTGGACGGAGCCGGGCTGCTGACCCTGGCCCGGGCCACCGCCGACGCGCTGGACGGAGTGCTCCAGGTCCGGGACCCCGGCGGGCGGGTGCTGACCGTCACCGGTGAACTCCCCGAGCTGGACGAGGAGTCGGTGACCAAGGCGTCGCTCCAGGCGCTGACCGGGCGGCGCCCCGTCCGACTGCCGGGGGAGGTGTGGCTGGCGCCGGTGCTGGCGGGCGCCGAGGACCTCGGGGTGCTGCTGCTCAGCGCGTCCGCGCCGCTCGCGGAGGAGGACGTACGGCTGCTGCGGCTGGCGGCGCAGTCGGTGGCCTCGCTGATGCTGATCCAGCGGGGTACGGCGGCCGCGGAAGGGCCCGTGCACGACGAACTGCTGGCCGATCTGCTGGATCGGCCCCACTCGTTCGACCTGCGCCTCTCGGAGCGCACCCGGCGGCTCGGCGTCGACCTCGACCGCCCGCACGTGGTGGTCGTGGCCCGGCCCGAGGGCGGCGAACTGGGCCGGGCGGTGGCCTGGGCGTCCTCGTACGCGTACCGCATGGGCGGTCTCAAGGGCGTCCGCCGAGGCTGCATCGTGCTGCTGCTGCCGGGTACGGACGCCTCGGACGCCGCGCACCGGGCCTCCGGGGAGCTGTCGCCGCTGCTGGGCCACGCGGTGTCGACGGGAGCCGCCGGACCGGCCGAGGGGCCGGGGGAAGTGCCGCGCGTGTACGCGGAGGCGGTGCGTTGCCTGGACGCGCTGACCGCGCTCGACGGGGCGGGGGGTACGGCTTCGCTGCGCGAGCTGGGTTTCGTGGGGCTGCTGTTGTCCGCGGACCACGACGTGGAGGCCTACATCGCCTCGACGATCGGCCCGGTGCTGGAGTACGACGCGGACCGGCTGACGGACCTGACGCGGACGCTGGACGCGTACTTCGCCTCGGGCGGCAGCCCCACGCACGCGGCGGAGGCGTTGCACGTCCACCCGAACACGGTCTCGCGGAGACTGGAGCGGATCACGGACCTGCTGGGCGAGGGCTGGCAGAAACCGGGGCGGGCCCTGGAGATCCAGATGGCGCTCCGGCTGCGCAAGACCCGCGCGGTCCTGCACGCCCGCCGCTTGACGGAACCCGTCCCGTCCCACTCCCCCTGA
- a CDS encoding aldose epimerase family protein — protein MSTRLSAGGAELTIDQENGCRISSLRVDGTELLLQGPKYGAFPMVPWCGRTADGRFRDGATVHQLPLNHPPHAIHGFGREAAWSPAHSTGTEAVFTYDLADPWPYPGRVTQVFQLGEDALTLTMGVETYGDSFPAQAGWHPWFHRSLTPGGPEAQLDFAPAWQEERGPDHIPTGHRIDPKPGPWDDCFGMPEGVDVTLTWPGALELKITSRAEWVVVYDEQPQAVCVEPQSGPPNGLNTLPRLVTPVDPLEVSTTWAWRRLP, from the coding sequence ATGAGTACGCGACTGAGCGCCGGCGGCGCCGAGCTGACGATCGACCAGGAGAACGGCTGCCGGATCAGCAGTCTGCGCGTCGACGGGACGGAGCTCCTGCTCCAGGGCCCCAAGTACGGTGCCTTCCCGATGGTCCCGTGGTGCGGGCGCACCGCGGACGGCCGGTTCCGCGACGGGGCGACCGTCCACCAGCTGCCGCTCAATCACCCCCCGCACGCCATCCACGGCTTCGGCCGGGAGGCGGCCTGGAGCCCGGCCCACAGCACCGGCACCGAGGCCGTGTTCACCTACGACCTCGCCGACCCGTGGCCCTACCCGGGCCGGGTGACCCAGGTCTTCCAGCTCGGCGAGGACGCGCTGACGCTCACCATGGGCGTGGAGACGTACGGGGACTCCTTCCCGGCCCAGGCCGGCTGGCACCCCTGGTTCCACCGCAGCCTCACGCCGGGCGGCCCCGAGGCGCAGCTGGACTTCGCCCCCGCCTGGCAGGAGGAGCGCGGCCCCGACCACATCCCCACCGGCCACCGCATCGACCCGAAGCCCGGGCCGTGGGACGACTGCTTCGGGATGCCCGAGGGGGTGGACGTCACCCTCACCTGGCCCGGCGCGCTGGAACTGAAGATCACCAGCCGGGCCGAGTGGGTGGTCGTCTACGACGAGCAGCCGCAGGCGGTCTGCGTCGAGCCCCAGTCCGGTCCGCCGAACGGTCTGAACACTCTGCCGCGGCTGGTCACGCCGGTGGACCCGCTGGAGGTCTCCACGACCTGGGCCTGGCGGCGCCTGCCCTAG
- a CDS encoding polyamine aminopropyltransferase: MIDRSVPRRVLPAPGPVATLPAALPVRPRTGRLLVLATVFVCAACGLVYELELLALGSYLIGDSVTQASVVLSVMVFAMGVGSLLAKRLRRRPAFGFAAVEAALALLGGLSAMALYASFAWLGESRPALVAFSFTIGVLIGAEIPLLMVLIQRIHRQDAGGAVADLFAADYVGALVGGLAFPFLLLPVLGQLTGAVLTGTVNAAVGGGLVLWLFRRDLSRRCRRTLIAANLTVLVVLASATVLADDFERIARSAVYGGDVRVAVQSEVQELVLTGPAGGSPRSLDLYLDGRLRVSGYDEYRYHEALVHPAMAGPHSRVLVLGGGDGLAAREVLRYRDVASVTVVELDPGVVRLARTDPMLSELNGAAYEDPRLGVVTQDAFNWLRGPGARDRFDVIVSDLPDPGITPSTKLYSQEFYGLAARALRPGGRIAVHAGPLVTRPRTYWTVEATLRAAGLRTAPYSAGGRLSGFAAGPDRGQGGSGARPQDWGFVLAARDAVPQLRVDLDTPELRSVSTPALQDGAREAERTRVPGLPPSTLPHPRYT, from the coding sequence ATGATCGACCGTTCCGTACCGCGTCGGGTGCTGCCGGCTCCGGGGCCCGTGGCGACCCTCCCGGCCGCCCTGCCCGTACGGCCCCGGACCGGGCGGCTCCTCGTACTGGCCACCGTCTTCGTCTGCGCCGCCTGCGGTCTCGTGTACGAATTGGAGCTGCTCGCGCTCGGCTCCTACCTCATCGGAGACTCCGTCACCCAGGCGTCGGTGGTGCTGTCCGTCATGGTTTTCGCCATGGGCGTCGGCTCCCTGCTCGCCAAACGGCTCCGCAGACGGCCCGCGTTCGGCTTCGCCGCCGTCGAGGCGGCCCTGGCCCTGCTCGGCGGACTCTCCGCCATGGCCCTGTACGCGAGCTTCGCCTGGCTGGGGGAATCACGGCCCGCGCTCGTCGCGTTCTCCTTCACCATCGGCGTGCTCATCGGCGCCGAGATCCCGCTGCTGATGGTGCTGATCCAGCGCATCCACCGGCAGGACGCGGGCGGCGCGGTGGCGGACCTGTTCGCCGCCGACTACGTGGGCGCCCTCGTCGGGGGACTCGCCTTCCCCTTCCTGCTCCTGCCGGTGCTCGGCCAGCTCACCGGGGCGGTGCTCACCGGCACCGTCAACGCCGCCGTCGGCGGGGGGCTCGTCCTGTGGCTGTTCCGCCGCGACCTGAGCCGCCGCTGCCGCAGAACGCTGATCGCCGCAAATTTGACCGTCCTCGTCGTCCTCGCCTCGGCGACCGTGCTGGCCGACGACTTCGAACGGATCGCGCGCAGTGCCGTCTACGGGGGGGACGTGCGGGTCGCCGTCCAGAGCGAGGTGCAGGAACTGGTGCTGACCGGGCCCGCCGGCGGGTCACCGCGCTCGCTGGACCTGTACCTCGACGGGCGGCTGCGGGTCAGCGGCTACGACGAGTACCGCTACCACGAAGCCCTCGTCCACCCGGCGATGGCCGGCCCGCACTCCCGGGTCCTGGTCCTCGGCGGCGGTGACGGGCTCGCCGCCCGCGAGGTGCTGCGCTACCGGGACGTCGCCTCCGTCACCGTCGTCGAGCTCGACCCCGGAGTGGTCCGGCTCGCCCGCACCGACCCGATGCTGTCCGAGCTGAACGGCGCGGCGTACGAGGACCCCCGCCTCGGCGTCGTCACGCAGGACGCCTTCAACTGGCTGCGGGGCCCGGGCGCCCGGGACCGCTTCGACGTCATCGTCTCCGACCTGCCCGACCCGGGGATCACGCCCAGCACGAAGCTGTACTCGCAGGAGTTCTACGGGCTGGCCGCGCGCGCCCTGCGGCCCGGCGGCCGGATCGCGGTGCACGCGGGGCCGCTGGTCACCCGGCCGCGTACGTACTGGACGGTCGAGGCCACCCTCCGGGCGGCCGGCCTGCGGACCGCGCCCTACAGTGCGGGCGGCCGCCTCTCCGGCTTCGCCGCCGGGCCCGACCGCGGCCAGGGCGGCTCCGGCGCGCGGCCGCAGGACTGGGGCTTCGTCCTCGCCGCCCGGGACGCCGTACCGCAGCTGCGGGTCGACCTCGACACGCCGGAGCTGCGCTCGGTGTCCACGCCGGCCCTCCAGGACGGGGCCCGGGAGGCGGAACGCACCCGCGTGCCGGGCCTGCCGCCGTCGACGCTCCCGCACCCGAGGTACACGTAG